The following are encoded together in the Corynebacterium jeikeium genome:
- the ruvX gene encoding Holliday junction resolvase RuvX, whose protein sequence is MQTEKPDPATDPGRGRRLGLDVGTVRIGVAISDPDCILATPVETVQATADDADVQRVAEICRENFVVEIVVGLPVALRGNHTQSTLNAEEFARLVKEELPDIPLRMVDERMSTMAATQAFHASGVNSKKGRKKIDQAAAVHILQGWLDTRRRALS, encoded by the coding sequence ATGCAGACCGAGAAGCCAGATCCAGCCACCGACCCCGGCCGCGGGCGGAGGCTCGGCCTCGACGTAGGCACCGTGCGCATTGGAGTGGCGATCTCGGACCCGGACTGCATCCTCGCCACACCCGTGGAGACCGTTCAGGCCACCGCGGACGACGCGGATGTACAGCGTGTGGCGGAGATCTGCCGGGAGAATTTCGTGGTGGAGATTGTGGTGGGCCTACCGGTTGCACTGCGCGGAAACCATACACAAAGCACCCTGAATGCAGAGGAATTTGCGCGGCTGGTTAAAGAGGAATTGCCGGATATTCCACTGCGCATGGTGGACGAAAGAATGTCTACGATGGCCGCTACGCAGGCTTTTCACGCCTCCGGCGTCAATAGTAAAAAAGGCAGAAAGAAGATCGACCAGGCCGCAGCAGTACATATTCTGCAGGGGTGGTTAGACACGCGGCGGCGCGCGCTTTCCTAA
- the mltG gene encoding endolytic transglycosylase MltG, whose product MQPKFRRRRQLAAALALALVVLLIGTCAYVWYQRDVVAVRDYEGEGNGNVVMVRVSPGDSVDSLSEQLVEKDVVGSRRALMSAAERKEPELQAGYYPLQEQMSADKALEWLSSDERRRGVVDIPNGLTLHDVQVVDGDNRKGIFTLVSEQTCQDEQNCVSVEDLQKAAAQTPPEQLEIADWALDKVNARGDDPKRIEGLISPGVHLFDPTSSPEEILKTLLKTSKEQYENTGLLSSAEKVGLSPYDMLVAASLVEREAPEGDFDKVARVILNRLHENQKLEFDSTVNYDLSEVEVATTDEDRRRSTPWNTYAKEGLPETPISSPGLQALHAIENPAEGDWLYFVTVDKDGRTVFNRDFDAHERAIEESRRNGVLDSNR is encoded by the coding sequence ATGCAGCCGAAGTTTAGACGGCGCCGTCAGCTTGCCGCCGCGCTGGCTCTCGCTCTGGTCGTCCTCCTGATCGGTACATGTGCCTACGTCTGGTACCAGCGCGACGTTGTGGCTGTGCGTGACTATGAGGGTGAGGGCAATGGCAACGTCGTCATGGTTCGCGTAAGCCCCGGTGACTCTGTGGATAGCTTGTCGGAGCAGCTGGTGGAAAAGGACGTCGTGGGTTCCCGCCGAGCGCTGATGTCCGCTGCGGAGCGCAAGGAACCGGAGCTGCAGGCAGGCTACTACCCACTGCAAGAGCAGATGTCCGCCGACAAGGCCCTGGAGTGGCTGTCTAGCGATGAACGCCGCCGGGGCGTGGTTGACATTCCGAATGGCCTGACTCTCCATGACGTCCAGGTGGTAGATGGAGATAACCGCAAGGGTATCTTCACGTTGGTCTCCGAGCAGACCTGCCAGGACGAACAAAACTGTGTGTCCGTCGAGGACCTGCAGAAAGCGGCGGCGCAGACCCCGCCGGAGCAGCTAGAGATCGCTGACTGGGCTTTGGATAAGGTGAACGCGCGCGGCGATGATCCGAAGCGCATCGAGGGCTTGATTTCCCCCGGCGTGCACCTCTTCGACCCGACCAGCAGCCCGGAAGAAATTCTCAAGACTCTGCTGAAGACCTCCAAGGAGCAGTACGAAAACACCGGCTTGTTGTCTTCCGCAGAAAAGGTTGGCTTAAGCCCCTACGACATGCTGGTGGCGGCATCTCTGGTGGAGCGCGAGGCTCCGGAAGGCGACTTCGACAAGGTCGCCCGCGTGATCCTGAACCGCCTGCACGAGAACCAGAAGTTGGAGTTCGACTCGACGGTCAACTACGACCTGAGCGAAGTTGAGGTCGCCACCACCGACGAGGATCGTAGGCGGTCGACCCCGTGGAATACCTACGCCAAGGAGGGCCTGCCGGAAACTCCGATTTCCTCGCCTGGCCTACAGGCTCTGCACGCAATCGAGAACCCGGCCGAGGGCGACTGGCTGTACTTCGTTACGGTGGACAAGGACGGTCGAACGGTCTTCAACCGCGATTTCGATGCCCACGAACGGGCTATTGAGGAATCCCGCCGCAACGGTGTGTTGGATTCGAACCGCTAG
- a CDS encoding shikimate dehydrogenase, with protein MSAAGHVLSVDEFLEMPGMRCAVLGNPIEHSLSPQLHSAGYRALGLDMDYYRVEAGESRDIRRLLSESGDQVRGFSVTMPGKQAALELADLATNRAQEIGSANTLVPQGDGKWLADNTDVDGVARCLEHLYGGDTSALEGARAVIVGNGGTARPAVAALAAAGVTEVTVLARSERALNLQAVVETMGMEFSWARFEEADIAGTCTGAAAVISTIPAHAAEELAEGLCSASGIVDVIYDPYPTPLLSSATAKSIPHADGLRMLAGQAEEQFRLFTGHSAPKGLMLDTVLRAKGQA; from the coding sequence ATGTCCGCCGCAGGCCACGTGCTGTCGGTAGATGAGTTCTTGGAGATGCCCGGCATGCGCTGCGCGGTGCTGGGCAACCCGATCGAGCACTCACTGTCCCCACAGCTGCACAGCGCTGGTTATCGAGCGCTGGGGCTAGACATGGATTACTACCGTGTGGAAGCGGGAGAGTCTCGTGACATCCGCCGACTGCTAAGCGAGTCTGGCGATCAGGTCCGCGGCTTCTCCGTGACTATGCCCGGCAAGCAGGCTGCCTTGGAATTGGCAGATTTGGCGACCAACCGGGCTCAGGAGATCGGCTCCGCGAACACTCTGGTGCCGCAGGGCGACGGCAAGTGGTTGGCCGACAATACCGACGTGGATGGTGTGGCTCGTTGCTTGGAGCACCTATACGGCGGGGACACGTCTGCGCTCGAAGGCGCCCGCGCGGTAATCGTTGGTAACGGTGGAACTGCTCGCCCGGCAGTGGCGGCGCTGGCTGCCGCCGGGGTCACCGAAGTGACTGTACTTGCTCGATCGGAGCGCGCCCTGAACCTACAAGCCGTGGTGGAGACGATGGGCATGGAGTTCTCCTGGGCTCGTTTTGAAGAAGCCGACATTGCCGGGACGTGCACCGGCGCAGCCGCCGTGATTTCTACAATTCCAGCCCATGCCGCCGAGGAACTGGCTGAGGGACTGTGTTCCGCATCAGGCATCGTGGACGTTATCTACGATCCATATCCAACGCCCCTGCTTTCCTCAGCCACAGCGAAATCGATTCCGCACGCTGACGGCCTGCGCATGTTGGCAGGCCAGGCTGAGGAACAGTTCCGCCTGTTCACCGGCCATTCAGCCCCAAAGGGTCTGATGCTCGATACCGTGCTGCGTGCCAAGGGGCAAGCCTAG
- a CDS encoding prepilin peptidase gives MNATPFLSWWPLLPFLPWAIALFLIDARTSRLPNYLTLPAIPAAGLVPLAMPGANHWALLGGVAWWAVAFGLPLLHPRLIAGGGDAKLALTTGTLAAIVAPFGTVAALGLSGVMHCFLRGGQRADADRASPHGPAMLVATGAVVAASLIFR, from the coding sequence GTGAATGCAACCCCGTTTCTTTCCTGGTGGCCGCTGTTACCTTTCCTGCCGTGGGCTATCGCCCTTTTTCTTATTGACGCCCGCACCTCCCGCTTGCCGAACTATCTGACCCTTCCCGCCATACCCGCTGCTGGGCTCGTGCCCTTAGCTATGCCGGGCGCAAACCACTGGGCTCTGCTCGGCGGGGTGGCCTGGTGGGCGGTGGCCTTTGGGCTTCCGCTGCTGCACCCCCGGCTGATAGCGGGTGGCGGGGATGCGAAGCTCGCGCTCACGACGGGAACACTGGCCGCAATTGTCGCTCCGTTCGGCACCGTTGCTGCGCTGGGTTTGAGCGGTGTGATGCACTGTTTCCTTCGCGGAGGGCAAAGAGCAGACGCCGACAGGGCCAGCCCCCACGGCCCGGCGATGTTGGTGGCGACGGGGGCAGTGGTGGCGGCGTCATTAATCTTCCGTTAA